The following are from one region of the Rhizobacter sp. AJA081-3 genome:
- a CDS encoding group II truncated hemoglobin, with the protein MSEAPQEVTAFERLGGESRVRALVDRFYDLMDLEPGYAELRAVHGPALDNARDKLFWFLCGWLGGPQHYVERFGHPRLRARHLPFAIGIRERDQWLACMRQAMMEQGVDTDLALRLQDAFFNTADWMRNKGG; encoded by the coding sequence ATGAGCGAGGCGCCGCAGGAAGTCACCGCCTTCGAGCGGCTGGGCGGCGAGTCGCGCGTGCGCGCGTTGGTCGATCGATTCTATGACCTGATGGACCTGGAGCCCGGCTACGCAGAATTGCGCGCGGTGCATGGCCCCGCGTTGGACAACGCGCGCGACAAGCTGTTCTGGTTCCTGTGCGGCTGGCTGGGCGGGCCGCAGCACTATGTCGAGCGCTTCGGCCACCCTCGGCTGCGCGCCCGGCACCTGCCGTTCGCCATCGGCATCCGCGAGCGCGACCAGTGGCTGGCGTGCATGCGGCAGGCGATGATGGAGCAGGGCGTCGATACCGACCTGGCGCTGCGCCTGCAGGACGCCTTCTTCAACACCGCCGACTGGATGCGCAACAAGGGCGGCTAG
- a CDS encoding response regulator, producing the protein MSSRLLLIDDDARLSAMVGDYLRNAGFDVTTAGSLGAGRERLASENFDALVLDLMLPDGDGLDLCRELRANPRTRSLPLLMLTARGEPLDRIVGLELGADDYLGKPFEPRELLARVKALLRRAAPQPAGDEVLRFGRLEIDLGARMARLAGQACDLTSHQFDLLVVLAQSPGRVLSRDQIMDSLKGHPLEAFDRSIDVHISRIRAVIEDDPKAPRRVLTVRGAGYVFAKKQDADDES; encoded by the coding sequence ATGAGTTCACGACTGCTGCTGATCGACGACGACGCCCGCCTGTCGGCCATGGTGGGCGACTACCTGCGCAATGCCGGCTTCGACGTCACCACCGCCGGCTCGCTCGGCGCGGGGCGCGAGCGCCTGGCGTCCGAGAACTTCGACGCGCTGGTGCTCGACCTGATGCTGCCCGACGGCGACGGCCTGGACCTGTGCCGCGAACTGCGCGCCAACCCGCGCACCCGCTCGCTGCCTCTGCTCATGCTCACCGCCCGCGGCGAGCCCCTGGACCGCATCGTCGGCCTGGAACTCGGCGCCGACGATTACCTGGGCAAACCCTTCGAGCCGCGCGAACTGCTCGCCCGTGTGAAGGCGCTGCTGCGCCGTGCCGCGCCGCAGCCTGCCGGCGACGAGGTGCTGCGTTTCGGGCGCCTGGAGATCGACCTGGGCGCGCGCATGGCGCGCCTGGCTGGGCAAGCCTGCGACCTCACCAGCCACCAGTTCGACCTGCTGGTGGTTCTGGCGCAGAGCCCCGGTCGCGTGCTCTCGCGCGACCAGATCATGGATTCGCTCAAGGGCCATCCGCTGGAGGCCTTCGACCGCTCGATCGACGTGCACATCTCGCGCATCCGCGCGGTCATCGAGGACGACCCCAAGGCGCCGCGTCGCGTGCTCACGGTGCGCGGCGCGGGCTACGTGTTCGCGAAGAAGCAGGATGCCGACGACGAGTCATGA
- the radC gene encoding DNA repair protein RadC: protein MKDIPPDARPREKLLAQGPAALADAELVALLLRTGLKGVSVLQLAQSLLDEFGGLAGLLHAGPADLKRVKGLGPAKRAEVAAVVELARRSLQQRLVERPAFDAPGRVRDYLQLHLASREHEVFAVLFLDAQHRLLQFDEMFRGTLTQTSVYPREVVRRALALNAAAVILAHNHPSGLAEPSRADEFLTQSLKSALQLVDVRVLDHMVVGRTQVVSFAERGLL, encoded by the coding sequence ATCAAGGACATTCCCCCCGACGCGCGCCCGCGCGAAAAGCTGCTGGCCCAGGGGCCCGCCGCGCTGGCCGACGCCGAGCTGGTGGCGCTGCTGCTGCGCACCGGGCTGAAGGGTGTGTCGGTGCTGCAGCTGGCGCAGTCGCTGCTCGACGAGTTCGGCGGCCTGGCCGGCCTGCTGCACGCCGGGCCGGCCGACCTGAAGCGCGTCAAGGGGCTGGGCCCGGCCAAGCGCGCCGAAGTGGCGGCGGTGGTGGAGCTGGCCCGGCGCTCGCTGCAGCAGCGGCTGGTGGAGCGGCCCGCCTTCGACGCGCCCGGGCGTGTGCGCGACTACCTTCAGCTGCACCTGGCCTCGCGCGAGCACGAGGTGTTCGCGGTGCTCTTCCTCGACGCGCAGCACCGGCTGCTGCAGTTCGACGAGATGTTCCGCGGCACGCTGACGCAGACCAGCGTCTACCCGCGCGAGGTGGTGCGCCGCGCGCTGGCGCTGAACGCCGCAGCGGTGATCCTGGCGCACAACCACCCCTCGGGCTTGGCCGAGCCCTCGCGCGCCGACGAGTTCCTCACCCAGTCGCTGAAGAGCGCGCTGCAGCTGGTCGACGTGCGCGTGCTCGACCACATGGTCGTCGGCCGCACGCAGGTGGTGTCGTTCGCCGAGCGGGGGCTGCTGTGA
- a CDS encoding peptidylprolyl isomerase: MNLVQPGSFLTLHYRLAGPDGADIVNTFADKPATLSLGTGELAAPLEQRLIGLAEGTRSVFDVPAGEAFGERNPELLQRVRRSLLAELGDPDQQYHLGDVVQFPTPDGQASYAGVVRELGTDWLLFDFNHPLAGRPVTFEVQLIGVL; this comes from the coding sequence GTGAACCTTGTGCAGCCGGGGTCTTTTCTGACCCTGCACTACCGCCTCGCCGGGCCTGACGGCGCGGACATCGTCAACACCTTCGCCGACAAGCCGGCCACGCTGTCGCTGGGCACGGGCGAACTCGCCGCGCCGCTGGAGCAGCGCCTGATCGGCCTGGCCGAGGGCACGCGCAGCGTGTTCGACGTGCCCGCCGGCGAAGCCTTCGGCGAGCGCAATCCGGAGCTGCTGCAGCGGGTCAGGCGCTCGCTGCTGGCCGAGCTCGGAGACCCGGACCAGCAGTACCACCTCGGCGACGTGGTCCAATTCCCCACGCCTGACGGCCAGGCGAGCTACGCCGGCGTGGTGCGCGAGCTCGGCACCGACTGGCTGCTGTTCGACTTCAACCATCCGCTGGCCGGCCGGCCGGTGACCTTCGAAGTGCAACTGATCGGGGTGCTGTGA
- a CDS encoding Spy/CpxP family protein refolding chaperone, which produces MSRTQVFAVTQQPAARGMKWMLSSMVLAVAATLTLSAWAQPNGGHHGMGGMGGGHGMMMGGRGVDHMLDGLNATDTQRTQIKQIYKAAADDLKAQREAGRALHERSMQIFAAPNVDAAAAESVRQQMLQQHDQASKRMLQARLDASKVLTPEQRAKMAERMKQRGDMMRDRMQRMEREQPKS; this is translated from the coding sequence ATGTCCCGAACCCAAGTCTTCGCTGTCACGCAGCAACCCGCCGCACGCGGCATGAAGTGGATGCTGTCGAGCATGGTGCTTGCGGTGGCCGCGACGCTGACGCTGTCGGCTTGGGCGCAGCCCAATGGTGGCCACCACGGCATGGGCGGCATGGGTGGCGGCCACGGCATGATGATGGGCGGCCGCGGCGTCGACCACATGCTCGACGGCCTGAACGCCACCGACACGCAGCGCACGCAGATCAAGCAGATCTACAAGGCGGCCGCCGACGACCTGAAGGCGCAGCGCGAAGCGGGCCGTGCGCTGCACGAGCGTTCGATGCAGATCTTCGCTGCGCCGAACGTCGATGCCGCCGCCGCCGAGTCGGTGCGCCAGCAGATGCTGCAGCAGCATGACCAGGCCAGCAAGCGCATGCTGCAGGCCAGGCTCGATGCGAGCAAGGTGCTCACGCCCGAGCAGCGCGCCAAGATGGCCGAGCGCATGAAGCAGCGCGGCGACATGATGCGCGACCGCATGCAGCGCATGGAGCGCGAGCAGCCGAAGTCATGA
- a CDS encoding RidA family protein — protein MNLAQGLHRFHVGDRLSEMAVHNGTVYLAGQVPDDATQDIRGQTAQVLASIDRLLGEAGTDRARILMAQIFLADLSDFEAMNEVWDDWVPPGDAPPRATVQARLARTQWKIEIVVTAAI, from the coding sequence ATGAACCTCGCGCAGGGATTGCACCGCTTCCACGTCGGCGATCGATTGTCCGAGATGGCCGTGCACAACGGCACGGTCTACCTCGCCGGGCAGGTGCCCGACGACGCCACGCAGGACATCCGCGGCCAGACCGCACAGGTGCTGGCCAGCATCGACCGGCTGCTCGGCGAAGCCGGCACCGACCGCGCGCGCATCCTGATGGCGCAGATCTTCCTGGCCGACCTGTCCGATTTCGAGGCCATGAACGAAGTCTGGGACGACTGGGTGCCGCCCGGCGACGCGCCGCCGCGCGCCACGGTGCAGGCGCGGCTGGCGCGCACTCAGTGGAAGATCGAGATCGTCGTCACCGCGGCGATCTGA
- a CDS encoding 2-keto-4-pentenoate hydratase: MPTLGLAAELLAAYDAAGLIPLPSERDGGLTVAQAYEVGDQLRLARLARGEQARGYKIGFTNRTIWPRYNVFEPIWAPVWERTVRLLDVAEATTTLQGLVQPRLEPEIVFGFRASPRAGMNEAELSACLAWVAHGYEIVHTHFEAWRFTAADTVADFALHGRLLVGPRVPVDSFAQLGEELAALELTLACDGQVVDTGHGRNVLDGPLNALRLWVDAMAQRTPTWPLGAGDIVTTGTLTDAWPMAPGQVWQSRPGDARLPGLRLTVTR, from the coding sequence ATGCCGACGCTCGGCCTCGCTGCCGAACTGCTCGCGGCCTACGACGCAGCCGGGCTGATCCCGCTGCCCAGCGAGCGTGACGGTGGGTTGACGGTGGCGCAGGCCTACGAGGTCGGCGACCAGTTGCGCCTGGCGCGACTGGCGCGCGGCGAACAGGCGCGGGGCTACAAGATCGGCTTCACCAACCGGACGATCTGGCCGCGCTACAACGTGTTCGAGCCGATCTGGGCGCCGGTGTGGGAGCGCACGGTCCGGTTGCTCGACGTCGCCGAGGCCACGACCACGCTGCAAGGCCTCGTGCAGCCGCGCCTGGAGCCGGAGATCGTGTTTGGCTTTCGGGCTTCACCGCGCGCCGGCATGAACGAGGCCGAGCTGAGCGCGTGCCTCGCCTGGGTGGCCCACGGCTACGAGATCGTGCACACGCACTTCGAAGCCTGGCGCTTCACGGCGGCCGACACCGTGGCCGACTTCGCGCTGCACGGTCGCCTGCTGGTCGGCCCGCGCGTGCCGGTGGACTCGTTCGCGCAGCTCGGCGAGGAACTGGCGGCGCTCGAACTCACGCTGGCCTGCGATGGCCAGGTGGTCGACACCGGCCACGGCCGGAACGTGCTCGACGGCCCGCTGAACGCGCTGCGCCTGTGGGTGGATGCCATGGCACAGCGCACGCCGACCTGGCCGCTGGGCGCCGGCGACATCGTCACCACGGGCACGCTCACCGATGCCTGGCCGATGGCGCCCGGGCAGGTCTGGCAGAGCCGGCCGGGCGATGCGCGCCTGCCCGGGCTGCGCCTGACCGTCACCCGCTGA
- a CDS encoding tryptophan--tRNA ligase: MTTRATRVLTGITTTGTPHLGNYVGAIRPAIASSRQPGVDSFFFLADYHALIKCDDPARIERSRLEIAATWLAAGLDTSRVVFYRQSDIPEIPELTWLLTCVTPKGLMNRAHAYKASADANQEAGEDIDSGVTMGLFSYPILMAADILMFNAHHVPVGRDQVQHIEMARDIAQRFNHLFGHGREHFVLPEAVIDEQVATLPGLDGRKMSKSYDNTIPLFEGGAKGLQAALARVVTDSKLPGEPKDPDSAHLVTLYEAFAEPAERAAFRADLIAGLGWGEAKQRVAQRIELALGPMRERYAELIAHPARIEETLLEGAQKARAIAAPFLAQLREAVGLRRMVAVGASPVATTAKSKPALPVFKQYREADGRFFFKLLDGDGRLLLQSEGFAQGKEAGQWVVRLKRDRAAALAEVPAARGEGVSAQDVAHALALFDEE, from the coding sequence ATGACCACCCGCGCCACCCGTGTTCTGACCGGCATCACGACCACCGGCACGCCGCACCTGGGCAACTACGTCGGCGCCATCCGTCCGGCCATCGCCTCGAGCCGTCAGCCGGGCGTGGACAGCTTCTTCTTCCTCGCCGACTACCACGCGTTGATCAAGTGCGACGACCCTGCACGCATCGAGCGCTCGCGCCTGGAAATCGCCGCCACCTGGCTGGCCGCCGGGCTGGACACCTCGCGCGTGGTGTTCTACCGGCAGAGCGACATCCCCGAGATCCCCGAGCTGACCTGGCTGCTGACCTGCGTCACGCCCAAGGGTCTGATGAATCGTGCCCACGCCTACAAGGCCTCGGCGGACGCGAACCAGGAAGCCGGCGAAGACATCGACTCGGGCGTCACGATGGGCCTGTTCAGCTACCCGATCCTGATGGCGGCCGACATCCTGATGTTCAACGCGCACCATGTGCCGGTGGGCCGCGACCAGGTGCAGCACATCGAGATGGCGCGCGACATCGCGCAGCGCTTCAACCACCTGTTCGGCCACGGGCGCGAGCACTTCGTGCTGCCCGAAGCGGTGATCGACGAGCAGGTGGCCACGCTGCCGGGCCTGGACGGGCGCAAGATGTCTAAAAGCTACGACAACACCATTCCGCTCTTCGAGGGTGGCGCCAAGGGCCTGCAAGCCGCACTGGCGCGCGTCGTCACCGACTCGAAGCTGCCTGGTGAACCGAAGGATCCGGACAGCGCGCACCTGGTCACGCTGTACGAGGCCTTCGCCGAGCCGGCCGAGCGCGCCGCCTTCCGCGCCGACCTGATCGCGGGGTTGGGCTGGGGCGAGGCCAAGCAGCGTGTGGCCCAGCGCATCGAGCTGGCACTCGGGCCGATGCGCGAGCGGTACGCCGAGCTGATCGCCCATCCGGCGCGCATCGAGGAAACACTGCTCGAAGGGGCGCAGAAGGCCCGCGCGATCGCTGCGCCCTTTCTCGCGCAACTGCGCGAGGCGGTGGGCCTGCGCCGCATGGTGGCGGTGGGCGCGTCACCTGTCGCGACGACGGCGAAGTCCAAGCCGGCGCTTCCGGTCTTCAAGCAATACCGCGAGGCCGACGGCCGCTTCTTCTTCAAGCTGCTCGACGGCGACGGCCGGCTGCTGCTGCAAAGCGAAGGCTTCGCGCAGGGCAAGGAGGCCGGCCAGTGGGTGGTGCGGCTCAAGCGCGATCGCGCAGCGGCGCTGGCCGAGGTGCCGGCAGCGCGCGGCGAAGGCGTCAGCGCCCAGGACGTGGCGCACGCGCTGGCGTTGTTCGACGAGGAATGA
- the ispH gene encoding 4-hydroxy-3-methylbut-2-enyl diphosphate reductase yields the protein MGDKVADELHEVLLAEPRGFCAGVDRAIEIVERALKKFGAPIYVRHEIVHNTYVVNDLKAKGAIFIEDLADVPPGATLVFSAHGVSQAVRHEADQRGFSVFDATCPLVTKVHVEVAKLHKEGYDFVMIGHKGHPEVEGTMGQLDEGIFLVEDVQDVERLELPQTDRLAVVTQTTLSVDDAAEILAAVKRRFPKVREPKKQDICYATQNRQDAVKVLAPSVDVVIVVGSPTSSNSNRLQELAERLGTPAYMVDQPEDLKAQWLVGKRRVGLTAGASAPDILVQQVIARLRALGAVSVRSLPGVEESVHFPLPMGLGDKSMARLG from the coding sequence ATGGGCGACAAGGTGGCCGACGAACTGCACGAGGTGCTGCTGGCCGAGCCGCGCGGCTTCTGTGCCGGCGTGGACCGCGCCATCGAGATCGTCGAGCGGGCGCTGAAGAAGTTCGGCGCGCCGATCTACGTGCGCCACGAGATCGTGCACAACACCTACGTCGTCAACGACCTGAAGGCCAAGGGCGCCATCTTCATCGAGGACCTGGCCGACGTGCCGCCCGGCGCGACGCTGGTGTTCAGCGCGCACGGCGTATCGCAGGCGGTGCGCCACGAGGCCGACCAGCGCGGCTTCAGTGTGTTCGACGCCACCTGCCCGCTGGTGACCAAGGTGCACGTCGAGGTCGCCAAGCTGCACAAGGAGGGCTACGACTTCGTGATGATCGGCCACAAGGGCCACCCCGAGGTCGAAGGCACGATGGGCCAGCTCGACGAAGGCATCTTCCTCGTCGAGGACGTGCAGGATGTCGAGCGCCTGGAGCTGCCGCAGACCGATCGGCTGGCGGTGGTGACGCAGACCACGCTGTCGGTGGACGACGCGGCGGAGATCCTCGCCGCGGTGAAGCGGCGCTTCCCGAAGGTGCGCGAGCCGAAGAAACAGGACATCTGCTACGCCACGCAGAACCGGCAGGACGCGGTGAAGGTTTTGGCGCCCTCGGTCGACGTGGTCATCGTCGTCGGCAGCCCGACCAGTTCGAACAGCAACCGCCTGCAGGAGCTCGCCGAGCGCCTGGGCACGCCGGCCTACATGGTCGACCAGCCCGAGGACCTGAAGGCGCAGTGGCTCGTGGGCAAGCGCCGCGTCGGGCTCACCGCGGGTGCGTCGGCGCCCGACATCCTTGTGCAGCAGGTGATCGCACGCCTGCGTGCGCTGGGAGCGGTGTCAGTGCGATCACTGCCAGGCGTGGAAGAGTCGGTTCACTTTCCGCTGCCGATGGGACTGGGCGACAAGTCGATGGCCCGGCTCGGCTGA
- the serS gene encoding serine--tRNA ligase has translation MLDINLLRKDLAHVVARLEARKTPQPYLDVARFQSLEAERKAIQTRTEELQAQRNSLSKQIGQLKGKGQDTTAVMSEVGGIGDTLKASAERLEAIQADLAEMLMAVPNLPHESVPLGADEKSNVEVRRWGTPRSFDFTPRDHVDVGAPLGLDFDTGAKLSGSRFTFLRGPVARLHRALAQFMLDVQTQEHGYTECYTPYIVNREILEGTGQLPKFKEDMFWVSRGGDEEQREQYLISTSEISLTNSVREQVLAESALPIRLTAHSPCFRSEAGSAGRDTRGMIRQHQFDKVEMVQIVHPDRSYEALEQMVGHAEAILQKLELPYRVVALCSGDMGFGSTKTYDLEVWLPAQGTYREISSCSNCEAFQARRMQARFKNAQGKNEWVHTLNGSGLAVGRALVAVLENHQQADGSIAVPPLLRPYLGGLERLQA, from the coding sequence ATGCTCGACATCAACCTGCTGCGCAAGGACCTGGCGCACGTGGTCGCCCGCCTCGAGGCGCGCAAGACGCCGCAACCCTACCTGGACGTGGCCCGTTTCCAGTCGCTCGAGGCCGAGCGCAAGGCCATCCAGACGCGCACCGAGGAGCTGCAGGCCCAGCGCAACAGCCTGTCCAAGCAGATCGGCCAGCTCAAGGGCAAGGGGCAGGACACCACCGCGGTGATGTCGGAAGTGGGCGGCATCGGCGACACGCTGAAGGCCTCGGCCGAACGCCTCGAGGCGATCCAGGCCGACCTGGCCGAGATGCTGATGGCCGTGCCGAATCTGCCGCACGAGAGCGTGCCGCTGGGCGCCGACGAGAAGTCCAACGTCGAAGTGCGCCGCTGGGGCACGCCGCGCAGTTTCGACTTCACCCCGCGCGACCATGTCGACGTCGGCGCGCCGCTCGGACTGGACTTCGACACCGGCGCCAAGCTCAGCGGCTCGCGCTTCACCTTCCTGCGCGGCCCGGTGGCGCGGCTGCACCGCGCGCTCGCCCAGTTCATGCTCGACGTGCAGACGCAGGAGCATGGCTACACCGAGTGCTACACGCCCTACATCGTCAACCGCGAGATCCTCGAGGGCACCGGGCAACTGCCCAAGTTCAAGGAAGACATGTTCTGGGTCAGCCGCGGCGGCGACGAGGAGCAGCGCGAGCAGTACCTCATCTCCACCAGCGAGATCTCGCTGACCAACAGCGTGCGCGAGCAGGTGCTGGCCGAGAGCGCGCTGCCCATCAGGCTGACCGCGCACAGCCCCTGCTTCCGCTCCGAGGCCGGCAGCGCCGGGCGCGACACGCGCGGCATGATCCGCCAGCACCAGTTCGACAAGGTCGAGATGGTGCAGATCGTGCACCCCGATCGTTCGTACGAGGCGCTCGAGCAGATGGTCGGCCATGCCGAGGCGATCCTGCAGAAACTGGAGCTGCCCTACCGCGTCGTCGCGCTGTGCAGCGGCGACATGGGCTTCGGCTCGACCAAGACCTACGATCTCGAGGTCTGGCTGCCGGCGCAGGGCACGTACCGCGAGATCAGTTCCTGCTCGAATTGCGAGGCCTTCCAGGCGCGGCGCATGCAGGCGCGGTTCAAGAACGCGCAGGGCAAGAACGAATGGGTGCACACGCTCAACGGCTCGGGCCTGGCGGTCGGCCGCGCGCTGGTGGCGGTGCTGGAGAACCACCAGCAGGCCGATGGTTCGATCGCCGTGCCGCCGCTGCTGCGGCCGTACCTCGGCGGCCTCGAGCGGCTGCAGGCCTGA
- the plsY gene encoding glycerol-3-phosphate 1-O-acyltransferase PlsY, with protein MQSLLPLLAALAAYLVGSLSFAVIISRLMGLNDPRTYGSGNPGATNVLRSGNKLAAILTLVFDALKGYVPVLLVALYGPEHGLGEGTAALVGLAAFLGHLWPVFFRFQGGKGVATAAGVLLGLNPWLGLATLLTWVIIAGFFRYSSLAAIVSAAFAPFYQLLIWGGGPIAGAVAVMGLLLIWRHSANIQKLLKGTESKLGQKAATAAAAAAAKPGVRHGHGQARGRSHHHEKHHDESHGAKP; from the coding sequence ATGCAGAGTCTGCTCCCCCTTCTTGCCGCGCTGGCCGCCTACCTGGTCGGCTCACTCTCGTTCGCGGTGATCATCAGCCGGCTGATGGGTCTGAACGACCCGCGCACCTACGGCTCCGGCAACCCTGGCGCGACCAACGTGCTGCGTTCGGGCAACAAGCTGGCCGCGATCCTCACGCTGGTGTTCGACGCGCTCAAGGGCTACGTGCCGGTGCTGCTGGTGGCCCTCTACGGGCCCGAGCACGGGCTGGGCGAGGGCACGGCGGCGCTGGTCGGGCTGGCGGCGTTTCTCGGCCACCTGTGGCCGGTGTTCTTCCGCTTCCAGGGCGGCAAAGGCGTGGCCACCGCTGCGGGGGTGTTGCTCGGCCTGAACCCCTGGCTGGGCCTGGCGACGCTGCTGACCTGGGTGATCATCGCCGGCTTCTTCCGCTACTCCTCGCTGGCAGCGATCGTTTCCGCGGCATTCGCTCCGTTCTACCAGCTGCTGATCTGGGGCGGCGGGCCGATCGCCGGGGCGGTCGCGGTGATGGGCCTGCTGCTGATCTGGCGCCACAGTGCCAACATCCAGAAGTTGCTCAAGGGCACCGAGAGCAAACTCGGGCAGAAGGCGGCGACGGCTGCCGCTGCCGCTGCCGCGAAGCCTGGCGTCAGGCATGGCCACGGCCAGGCGCGAGGGCGCAGCCACCACCACGAGAAGCACCACGACGAGTCGCACGGAGCCAAGCCATGA
- a CDS encoding HAMP domain-containing sensor histidine kinase, with product MKSLYLRIYLTVVAVLLLFAAVSGWVFQRHLEQERVRVEGALGDRTAAWAELLQRALPGAAAPPDEQAAAVRDWSQRLRLPMALDDEQGARIVASDSFLRRQEEEGARIASVRLEDGRMLWILRPRLLRLPPRPGDPPDMRRGMAPPPGELMLPFLPPTMPRSVGLALFLTVMFLAVAGGAYPVVRRLTRRLESLKLGVERFGSGQLDHRVEVSGRDEVAAVASSFNHAAARVEALVRSNKSLLANASHELRSPLARMKMAVSMLDEVPPAQHEKLKREIETNVAELDALVEELLLASRLDASESIERRDAVDLLALAVEEGSRVEAEVDGPSLAVQGDERLLRRALRNLLENARRYGGGEVTVELARSSAGAEVRVCDRGPGVPEALRDRIFEPFYRLPGHAEQAGGVGLGLSLVRQIAQRHGGSVRCESRQGGGSCFVLTVPTA from the coding sequence ATGAAGTCGCTGTACCTGCGCATCTACCTCACGGTGGTGGCCGTGCTGCTGCTGTTCGCGGCAGTGTCGGGCTGGGTGTTCCAGCGCCACCTCGAGCAGGAGCGCGTGCGCGTCGAGGGCGCTCTGGGCGACCGCACGGCGGCCTGGGCTGAACTGCTGCAGCGCGCGCTGCCCGGCGCCGCTGCGCCGCCGGACGAACAGGCGGCGGCGGTGCGCGACTGGTCGCAGCGACTCCGCTTGCCGATGGCGCTGGACGACGAGCAGGGTGCGCGCATCGTCGCGTCGGACTCGTTCCTGCGCCGGCAGGAAGAGGAAGGGGCGCGCATCGCCTCGGTGCGGCTGGAAGACGGCCGCATGCTGTGGATCCTGCGTCCGCGGCTGCTGCGGCTGCCGCCGCGCCCGGGCGATCCGCCGGACATGCGCCGGGGCATGGCGCCGCCTCCCGGCGAACTGATGCTGCCGTTCCTGCCGCCGACCATGCCGCGCAGCGTCGGCCTGGCCTTGTTCCTGACCGTCATGTTCCTGGCCGTCGCGGGTGGCGCCTATCCGGTGGTGCGCCGGCTGACGCGCCGGCTCGAGTCGCTCAAGCTGGGCGTCGAGCGTTTCGGTTCCGGGCAGCTCGACCACCGCGTCGAGGTGAGCGGGCGTGACGAGGTCGCTGCCGTGGCCAGCAGTTTCAACCACGCCGCGGCGCGTGTCGAGGCGCTGGTGCGATCGAACAAGTCGCTGCTCGCCAATGCCAGCCACGAGCTGCGTTCGCCGCTGGCCCGCATGAAGATGGCGGTGTCGATGCTCGACGAGGTGCCACCAGCGCAGCACGAGAAGCTCAAGCGCGAGATCGAGACCAACGTGGCCGAGCTCGATGCGCTGGTCGAAGAGTTGCTGCTGGCCAGCCGGCTGGACGCGTCGGAGTCGATCGAGCGACGCGATGCAGTCGACCTGCTCGCGCTGGCGGTCGAGGAGGGCTCCCGCGTGGAGGCCGAGGTCGACGGCCCGTCGCTGGCGGTGCAGGGCGACGAGCGCCTGCTGCGACGCGCGCTGCGCAACCTGCTGGAGAACGCGCGCCGTTACGGTGGTGGCGAGGTGACGGTCGAGCTCGCACGCTCGTCGGCGGGGGCCGAAGTGCGCGTGTGCGACCGCGGCCCGGGCGTTCCCGAGGCCTTGCGCGACCGTATCTTCGAGCCGTTCTATCGCCTGCCGGGCCATGCGGAGCAGGCCGGCGGTGTCGGCCTCGGCCTGAGCCTGGTGCGGCAGATCGCGCAGCGCCACGGCGGCAGCGTGCGCTGCGAGTCGCGCCAGGGCGGTGGCAGCTGCTTCGTGTTGACCGTGCCCACCGCCTGA
- a CDS encoding Smr/MutS family protein, giving the protein MAELGALRQALQAAEREAAAAAARAEAELARLRRERDLFAISVGAVVPLRPVTRAPASRARPHPVPRQRERDEAAVLAESISDEFDVESLLDTDEALSFRRRGVGPEVVRKLRRGVWAIQAQLDLHGARRDEAREQLAAFLRDAVRAGLRCVRVVHGKGNGSPGREPVLKGKVRSWLVQKNEVIAFAQARAQDGGHGALIVLLRPSKAATS; this is encoded by the coding sequence TTGGCCGAGCTCGGCGCGCTCAGGCAAGCGCTGCAGGCCGCCGAGCGCGAGGCTGCCGCCGCGGCCGCGCGCGCCGAGGCCGAGCTGGCGCGCTTGCGTCGCGAGCGCGACCTGTTCGCAATCAGCGTCGGGGCGGTGGTGCCGCTGCGCCCGGTGACGCGCGCGCCGGCCAGCCGGGCGCGGCCGCACCCGGTGCCGCGCCAGCGCGAGCGTGACGAAGCCGCGGTGCTGGCCGAATCGATCTCCGACGAGTTCGACGTCGAATCGCTGCTCGACACCGACGAGGCGCTGTCGTTTCGCCGCCGCGGCGTCGGGCCGGAGGTGGTGCGCAAGCTGCGCCGCGGCGTCTGGGCCATCCAGGCGCAGCTCGATCTGCACGGCGCGCGCCGCGACGAGGCGCGCGAGCAGCTCGCCGCCTTCCTGCGCGATGCGGTGCGCGCCGGCCTGCGCTGCGTGCGCGTCGTGCACGGCAAGGGCAATGGCTCGCCCGGGCGCGAGCCGGTGCTCAAGGGCAAGGTGCGCAGCTGGCTGGTGCAGAAGAACGAGGTGATCGCCTTCGCGCAGGCCCGGGCGCAGGATGGCGGGCATGGCGCGCTGATCGTGCTGCTGCGGCCTTCGAAGGCCGCGACGAGCTAG